From the genome of Bradyrhizobium sp. G127:
GGCGCCGAGGCCCGGCAAGGTCTCGCCGGGTGCCACGCCCGACGACAGAAACTTGATATAGGCGACGATGGCCTGCATCTCCGCGCTGTCGTCCGGCAGCGGGCGGCCATTGAGGCTGCGCGCCATGCACGAATTCACGCGGTCCTCGATGGTGATCGTTGCGCCGAGCCGCGCGCTGTATTGCGGAAACAGCTCGTACAGACCGAAGATCGGCAACCCGAACTTCTTCGTGCCGGCCTGAAGGTGGCAGTTGCTGCAGGCGAGATTGTTGCCGGCATACCGCTTGGCGGGGTCCGCCACCTCCGGCCCGATATGGGCGTAGGTCGCCGTGATGAGATCGCGGCCGCGGCGCACCTGCAGGCCATAGGCATCGGACGACAGCGCGCCGACCTCGGGCACCGTCCAGACTTTCGGCGCGGTCGTCTGCGCCAGCGCGGAATGGGAGACAGCGACGGCAACCGCGAGCGCGACAAGCCGGACGACACCAAGTGGAAACCGCCGACCCTGATGCGATGTCATGCCCCGCCCCCGTGATTGAAAGCGCAGCGTCTGCGCCTCGATTCGTTGGGCACAGAGTAATTGCGTCACATGACGGGTGTCACGGGCGAAACGGCAGATGCGACTGCGGCGGCATGGGTGGCACGGACGTCCAAGACGGCCCGTCATTCCGGGCGCGAGGCAGCGCGAAGCGGTGCATCGCAGACCCGGAATCTCGCTCAGCGATCACGACATGCAAAACCCCGGCGATGCCCGGGTTTTGGTCTGAACATTGTCGCTTTCAATTTCGTAGCCCGGACGAGCGCAGCGAATCCGGGAATAGAGCATCCGGCTTCGCGCGCAAGCCGCCCGCCCGCGCCACTTGCCGCGCCCCACGCCTGAATATATAAATCATATACGAATCGTATATTCAGGAGTGGCCCGTGGGTATCGTCAACATCGAGGATGAGCTGCACGAGCAGCTTCGCAGGGCGAGCAAGGCGTCCTATCGATCGATCAACGCCCAGGCGGCGTTCTGGATCAGGATCGGCATGCTCTGCGAGTTGAACCCGGGCCTCACCTTCCAGGAGCTTGTGGCGCGCGAGCTGAAGGCGGCGGGCGTCGACACCGCCGATTTCGCGGCGACGGCGGCATGACGAAGACGCCGGCGGAGGTTGAACTGCTGGCGGAGTCGGGCCGCCTGCTCGCATCGGTGTTCGCGCACCTGGACGGACAATCGCTCGCCGGGTTGACCACCCTGCAGGTCAACGACCTCGTCGAGGCATTCATTGTCAAACAGCTTGGCGCGCGGCCTGCCAGCAAAGGCCAGTATGGCTACGGCTTCGTGCTGAACAGTTCGAGGAACGAGGTGGTCTGCCACGGCGTGCCGTCGAGCGACGAGGTTTTGCAGAATGGCGACATCGTCAATTTCGACATCACGCTGGAGAAGCACGGCTATATCGCGGATTCCAGCAAGACATTCCTCATCGGAAATGTGGAGCCCACCGCGAGGCGGCTGGTTCGCACCGCCTATGACGCCATGTGGAAGGGCATCCGCGCGGTGCGCCCGGGCGCCAAGCTGGGCGACATCGGCTTCGCCATCGAGCGGCACGCAAAGCGGAACGGCTATTCGATCGTGCGGGAATACTGCGGTCACGGCATCGGGCGCGAGATGCACGAAGCACCGCAGGTGCTGCATTTCGGAAAACCGGGGACCGGCCTGACGCTGCGCGAAGGCATGGTCTTCACGATTGAGCCGATGCTGAACCAGGGACGCAGGACGGTTCGAACCGAGGACGACGGATGGACCGTTGTCACCGTGGACAGGAAGCTGTCCGCACAGTTCGAGCACACGGTTGCAGTCACTCATGACGGCGTCCGCGTGTTGACGTTGCGTCCGGACGAAGCGTAGCGAAATCCGGGAATAGAGCATCCGGCTTCGCCCCGGATTGCGCGACGCTCCATCCGGGCTACGCTGGCTCCATCCCGTCATTCCGGGCGCGGCGCGGCATTCGTCATGCCGCTCCGCAGACCCGGAATCTTGTCGCGAATTGGGGGATAGCCCGCGCGGCGCCGGGTTTTTTTGCCGCCAAAAGATGCTAGAATGCAAATATGAGCAATGTCGAAGACATCGAGAAAGCGATCGAAAAGCTCGCCCCCGGCGAACTCGCGAAATTCCGCGCGTGGTTCGACGCATTCGATGCCGCGCGCTTCGACGAGCGGATCGAGCGCGATGCGCGCGACGGCAAGCTCGATGGTCTGGCGGCGCAGGCCCTGGCCGCGCATCGCAACGGCCGCACTGGCGGGCTGTGAAACACTTCGCCAGTCCTGAATTCTGGTCTGCCTATCGACGCCTCCCCATCCATGTCCGCGCTCTGGCCGACAGGAATTTCGCGTTGCTGAAAAGCGATCCGCGACACCCTTCCCTGCACTTCAAACAGGTTGGCCGCTACTACAGCGCCCGTGTCGGCCTGCGTTATCGCGCCCTCGCGGTCGAAACCGATGACGGACTGCTGTGGTTCTGGATCGGCTCCCACGCGGACTACGATGCGTTGTTGAAGCAGGGATAGCTCCCGTGAACCGGCATGGGGCGGGATGGATTTCCAAGACGTCCGTCATTCCGGGCGCGATGCAGCGCGGAGCGGTGCATCGCAGACCCGGAATCTCGCTCCGCGATCACGACATGCAAAACCCCGGCGATGCCGGGGGCTTGTTTGACCTAGTATTTCCTGCGGGAATTGCAGCCCTTAATCCGTTTTTCCCGCTAATCGTCTCGCCACTCGCATCAGAGCCGCGCCAACCGACTGAGAAAACGCCGCCTAGCGGCGGCGTGGATTCACGGCAATTCAAGGGGGACAAAATCGAGGCTGCCTTGACTCCTGATAAGAGAATCACTGAGGCTTATGATTGGTGCGGTGCGATTCGCACTTGCGGAAAAACCGGGGTCTCGAACACCCCGGCTTCCGTGATCCACAACTAGCCTTGGGGCTTTTGCAGAAAGTCATCACAAACGGCACCGTAAGGGGTCGTGACTCGCTGTCAAGAGTCTCCGAGGCCTTTTCTGAAAAGGCCAATGAAATGAAGACCCCGACTTATCAACTGACATTCGATGACGCTGTGGATATCTGGCTGCGTCATTGGAACGGTGAGTTCCAGCACAGAATCGCTGCAACATTCGACGTCAATCCCGGTCGCGTGAACGAGGTACTGAAAGGCGCTAAGCATGCAGGGAGCCGCGAAGCGGCTATGACCCGTCAATCCGCTTGAGAAAAGACCCGGCGTAAGCCGGGTTTTTTGTCACTTGAGCGCAAGCATCGACTTTAAGCGCAAAGCTGCCTCTTCAGAAGTCAAGCGCGCAAGAACGTGAACTTCGCTGGGCTCAGCGCCGCCTTTCGTTTCGAAGAGGAAATAGCCGCTCTTGTCCTCAATCTCTTCTCCCGACAACTCCACACGACGCTCCGTGATCGGCGCGATGCAGATCGTGGTCTCATCATCCACCTGCGCGCTGAAATAAAAATCCGACATCACACCCTCCGAGGATCCAAATGGACAAATCCGAAAAAACTCACGTTTTGGTGCCAGAAGCAGAAATCACCGTCCGCTATCTTGCTGACTACATGGCTGCCTCCGAGCGAAAGCGGCGTTCGATTGTTGAAGGATGCAAGTATCGGCCCCTTGCAAGGTTGCTTCAGCACAAGGAGGCAGCGATCACGATTTCGAGCGCTATTCGATCGGGCTCGCCCGACCCTAAAGCCTTGCTAAAAAAAGCAGAATTCATTCGCAACAAGCTTGCGACTGGCGACTTTGATGCTCTCACTAACGAGGCTAACGCCGACTACGTAGAGAAGTTCAGCGAGGTAGTCGCTAGCATCAATCTGCCGGATGCGGAGATTTTGCCGGGCAAGTCTTTCCCCCCTCTGAAAGTGCATGGGGTCAGGGTGAAGTTCTCGCCAAATCTGCTGCTGCGCCGATTGGATAAG
Proteins encoded in this window:
- a CDS encoding c-type cytochrome → MTSHQGRRFPLGVVRLVALAVAVAVSHSALAQTTAPKVWTVPEVGALSSDAYGLQVRRGRDLITATYAHIGPEVADPAKRYAGNNLACSNCHLQAGTKKFGLPIFGLYELFPQYSARLGATITIEDRVNSCMARSLNGRPLPDDSAEMQAIVAYIKFLSSGVAPGETLPGLGAGAMPELKRAADPVRGKKIYASACLSCHNTDGSGIRRSLPTTDLGYMVPPLWGPDSFNDGAGMARLITAANFVHFNMPHGVDYWNPRLSVAQAWDVAAYMVSQPRPKKAGLDKDFPDRLKKPVDAAYGPYADGFSERQHKYGPFAPIRAAIARLQRAKERAR
- a CDS encoding ParD-like family protein; translation: MGIVNIEDELHEQLRRASKASYRSINAQAAFWIRIGMLCELNPGLTFQELVARELKAAGVDTADFAATAA
- the map gene encoding type I methionyl aminopeptidase, encoding MTKTPAEVELLAESGRLLASVFAHLDGQSLAGLTTLQVNDLVEAFIVKQLGARPASKGQYGYGFVLNSSRNEVVCHGVPSSDEVLQNGDIVNFDITLEKHGYIADSSKTFLIGNVEPTARRLVRTAYDAMWKGIRAVRPGAKLGDIGFAIERHAKRNGYSIVREYCGHGIGREMHEAPQVLHFGKPGTGLTLREGMVFTIEPMLNQGRRTVRTEDDGWTVVTVDRKLSAQFEHTVAVTHDGVRVLTLRPDEA